The Beijerinckiaceae bacterium RH AL1 genome has a segment encoding these proteins:
- a CDS encoding Thiamine phosphate synthase (ID:RHAL1_04156;~source:Prodigal:2.6) codes for MIERPRLFLITPRIDDAAAFVAKLEAAVGAADVACVLLRTATRDAGAVKAIVRTLAPIAQKRGAAVLVEDDARLAVRAEADGVHLAGEAALEDALGALKPDRIVGIGALADRDAAMRAGETGVDYLMFGGPDDPAAPDEVAALSAWWAEIFNVPCVAYAHGPEVAGALAMTGVEFVALCDGLWEAQDIAKAVRAADLALAQVGETAE; via the coding sequence ATGATCGAACGTCCGCGCCTCTTCCTGATCACGCCGCGAATCGACGACGCGGCCGCCTTTGTCGCCAAGCTCGAGGCCGCCGTCGGCGCTGCCGATGTCGCTTGCGTGCTGCTGCGCACCGCAACGCGCGACGCTGGCGCGGTCAAGGCCATCGTGCGCACGCTGGCGCCCATCGCGCAGAAGCGCGGCGCCGCCGTGCTCGTCGAGGATGATGCCCGGCTCGCGGTGCGGGCCGAGGCCGACGGCGTTCACCTCGCCGGCGAGGCTGCGCTCGAGGACGCCCTCGGTGCGCTGAAGCCCGACCGCATCGTCGGGATCGGCGCCCTCGCCGATCGCGACGCGGCGATGCGGGCCGGCGAGACCGGCGTCGACTACCTCATGTTCGGCGGTCCCGACGATCCGGCGGCCCCGGACGAGGTGGCCGCGCTGAGCGCCTGGTGGGCCGAGATCTTCAACGTTCCCTGCGTCGCCTACGCTCACGGTCCGGAGGTCGCCGGCGCCCTGGCGATGACCGGCGTCGAGTTCGTCGCCCTGTGCGACGGCCTGTGGGAGGCGCAGGATATCGCCAAGGCCGTGCGCGCGGCCGATCTCGCCCTGGCGCAGGTCGGGGAGACCGCAGAGTGA
- a CDS encoding 2,4-dienoyl-CoA reductase (ID:RHAL1_04162;~source:Prodigal:2.6), with the protein MDIFNTLTLPNGSSISNRIAKAAMEENMADADQAPSEKLMRLYQAWAGGGAGLLISGNVMVDGRAMTGPGGVVLESDAHLDRFKRWASIGRSGGAQFWLQINHPGRQMPASLGQKTWAPSAIPLELGNMSKHFSMPEAMTEDVIADVIQRFARTSRLAQEAGFSGVEIHAAHGYLLSQFLSPLANKRTDRWGGSLENRARLLIEIVKAVRAAVSPAFAVAVKLNSADFQRGGFSAEEAREVVRLLNDLRVDLVELSGGSYEAPAMQGQARDGRTLAREAYFVEFARDIQTVATMPIMVTGGIRRRPVAEAVIASSIDMVGIGTALAIEPDLPRAWQLGKDDAPALPPITWKNKPLASLANMAAVKFQLRRLSAGKASDPKVSPAWALISQQVSDTLRARRYRQWVAQRAG; encoded by the coding sequence ATGGACATCTTCAACACCCTCACGCTTCCCAACGGCTCGAGCATTTCGAACCGCATCGCCAAGGCGGCCATGGAAGAAAACATGGCCGATGCCGATCAGGCGCCATCCGAGAAGCTGATGCGGCTCTACCAAGCGTGGGCCGGCGGCGGCGCTGGCCTGCTCATCTCCGGCAACGTGATGGTCGACGGCCGTGCCATGACCGGCCCGGGCGGCGTCGTTCTCGAGAGCGACGCGCACCTCGACCGGTTCAAGCGCTGGGCGTCGATCGGTCGATCCGGCGGCGCGCAGTTCTGGCTGCAGATCAACCATCCTGGCCGCCAGATGCCGGCGAGCCTCGGGCAGAAGACCTGGGCGCCCTCGGCGATCCCGCTCGAGCTCGGCAACATGTCGAAGCACTTCTCCATGCCGGAGGCGATGACGGAGGACGTCATCGCAGACGTGATCCAGCGCTTTGCACGCACCTCGCGCCTTGCGCAGGAGGCCGGCTTCAGCGGCGTGGAGATCCACGCCGCCCACGGCTACCTGTTGAGCCAGTTCCTCTCGCCTCTCGCCAACAAGCGGACGGATCGGTGGGGCGGCTCGCTCGAAAACCGCGCGCGGCTCCTGATCGAGATCGTCAAGGCGGTCCGCGCGGCGGTCTCTCCCGCGTTCGCGGTGGCCGTCAAGCTGAACTCGGCCGACTTTCAACGCGGCGGCTTCAGCGCCGAGGAGGCTCGCGAGGTCGTCCGGCTTCTCAACGACCTGCGCGTCGATCTCGTCGAGCTGTCCGGCGGCAGCTACGAGGCGCCGGCGATGCAGGGGCAGGCGCGTGACGGCCGCACGCTGGCGCGCGAGGCGTATTTCGTCGAGTTCGCCCGCGACATCCAAACCGTCGCGACCATGCCGATCATGGTCACGGGCGGCATCCGCCGCCGCCCGGTCGCCGAAGCCGTCATCGCCAGCAGCATCGACATGGTCGGCATCGGGACGGCGCTCGCCATCGAGCCCGATCTGCCGCGTGCATGGCAGCTCGGCAAGGACGACGCGCCGGCGCTGCCGCCGATCACCTGGAAGAACAAGCCGCTGGCTTCGCTCGCCAACATGGCGGCGGTCAAGTTCCAGCTCCGCAGGCTGAGCGCGGGAAAGGCCTCCGACCCGAAGGTGTCGCCGGCCTGGGCGCTGATCTCCCAGCAGGTCAGCGATACCCTGCGGGCGCGCCGCTACCGTCAGTGGGTCGCACAACGTGCGGGATAG
- a CDS encoding hypothetical protein (ID:RHAL1_04160;~conserved exported protein of unknown function;~source:Prodigal:2.6): MKLAMFAAAAFLGLVGTAAADEVIIHRDAAPVVVDPAPSSSTTTVEKHVSPDGCASKTVHSENDVGDSKTEHTEHCD; encoded by the coding sequence ATGAAGCTCGCCATGTTCGCCGCCGCCGCTTTCCTCGGTCTCGTCGGGACCGCCGCCGCCGACGAGGTCATCATCCATCGCGACGCCGCGCCCGTCGTGGTCGACCCGGCGCCGAGCAGCAGCACGACGACGGTCGAGAAGCACGTCTCCCCCGACGGCTGCGCGTCGAAGACGGTCCACTCGGAAAACGACGTCGGCGATTCGAAGACCGAGCATACCGAACACTGCGACTGA
- a CDS encoding hypothetical protein (ID:RHAL1_04152;~conserved protein of unknown function;~source:Prodigal:2.6) produces MASKPSTVDFIVEQAAAAGLSSRKMFGEYALFCQGKLVALVCDDQLFVKPTAEGRAYAEPVTEAPPYPSAKPCLVIDGDRWDDRNWLAGLFAISAANLLTPAPKKRRPK; encoded by the coding sequence GTGGCGTCTAAGCCGAGCACGGTGGACTTCATTGTCGAGCAAGCCGCGGCCGCCGGTCTCTCCTCGCGAAAAATGTTCGGCGAATACGCGCTGTTTTGCCAGGGCAAGCTCGTTGCCCTCGTCTGCGACGATCAGCTTTTCGTGAAGCCGACCGCGGAGGGTCGCGCCTACGCCGAGCCTGTCACGGAAGCACCGCCGTATCCAAGCGCCAAGCCTTGCCTGGTGATCGACGGCGATCGATGGGATGATCGCAACTGGCTGGCTGGCCTGTTCGCGATCTCGGCCGCGAACCTCCTGACGCCGGCCCCGAAGAAGCGTCGACCGAAATAG
- a CDS encoding HNH endonuclease (ID:RHAL1_04161;~source:Prodigal:2.6), translating to MTVHFQSMVSPEACPALVLNADFRPLSYYPLSLWSWQDAIKAVFLDRVNIVSNYDRRVRSPNFEMQLPSVVSLKTYIKPSRHPAFTRFNVFLRDRFTCQYCGEREELTFDHVVPRSKGGMTTWENVVAACSPCNLRKGDKLCREADMHPAMTPYAPSINDLHRNGRAFPPNYLHDSWMDYLYWDSELEP from the coding sequence TTGACGGTCCACTTCCAGTCTATGGTCTCGCCGGAGGCGTGTCCGGCACTGGTGCTCAACGCGGATTTCCGACCGCTCAGCTACTATCCGCTCTCGTTGTGGTCCTGGCAGGATGCGATCAAGGCGGTGTTCCTCGATCGTGTGAACATCGTCTCGAACTACGATCGCCGGGTGCGCTCGCCGAACTTCGAGATGCAGCTGCCCTCTGTCGTGTCGCTCAAGACCTACATCAAGCCGTCGCGGCACCCGGCCTTCACGCGGTTCAACGTCTTCCTGCGCGACCGCTTCACCTGCCAGTACTGCGGCGAGCGCGAGGAGCTGACCTTCGACCACGTCGTGCCGCGCTCCAAGGGCGGCATGACGACGTGGGAGAACGTCGTCGCGGCCTGCTCACCGTGCAACCTGCGCAAGGGCGACAAGCTGTGCCGCGAGGCCGACATGCACCCTGCGATGACGCCCTACGCGCCCTCGATCAACGATCTGCATCGCAACGGCCGGGCCTTTCCGCCGAACTACCTGCACGATTCGTGGATGGACTACCTCTACTGGGACTCCGAGCTCGAGCCGTAG
- the rlmN gene encoding Dual-specificity RNA methyltransferase RlmN (ID:RHAL1_04153;~source:Prodigal:2.6) → MSALLENIEPSSAPAARTSLLGLTRADLAEALAAIDVPERERRMRVAQLWHWIYFQGATSFDAMLNVSKHLRARLAEAYTLERPEVVSEQVSRDGTRKWLIRLAPHPQDRTAHGRGSEVECVYIPESDRGTLCISSQVGCTLTCAFCHTGTQKLVRNLTAAEIAAQVVVARDRLGDYPGGTPPTDGLIPAAGSRVVSNIVFMGMGEPLYNFDAVRDAVGIITDGDGLSLSKRRVTVSTAGVVPQIGRLGAEAGPMLAISLHAVRDDLRDELVPLNRKYPLAELLRACRDYPGASNARRITFEYVMLKGVNDSPAEARELVRVLKGVPAKINLIPFNPWPGTKYECSDWETIERFSDIVFNAGYASPVRTPRGRDILAACGQLKSETEKLRARAALVSEE, encoded by the coding sequence ATGTCCGCTCTTCTCGAGAATATCGAACCGTCATCGGCGCCCGCCGCCCGTACGTCGCTCCTCGGCCTGACCCGCGCCGACCTCGCCGAGGCGCTGGCGGCGATCGACGTGCCCGAGCGCGAGCGGCGGATGCGCGTCGCGCAGCTCTGGCACTGGATCTACTTCCAGGGCGCGACCTCCTTCGATGCGATGCTCAACGTCTCGAAGCACCTGCGCGCCAGGCTGGCCGAGGCCTACACGCTGGAGCGGCCCGAGGTCGTCTCCGAGCAGGTCTCGCGCGACGGCACGCGCAAATGGCTGATCCGCCTCGCCCCGCACCCGCAGGATCGCACCGCGCACGGCCGCGGCTCCGAGGTCGAGTGCGTCTACATTCCGGAAAGCGATCGCGGGACGCTCTGCATCTCGAGCCAGGTCGGCTGCACGCTGACCTGCGCCTTCTGCCACACCGGCACGCAGAAGCTCGTGCGCAACCTCACCGCGGCCGAGATCGCCGCGCAGGTCGTCGTCGCGCGCGACCGGCTCGGCGACTATCCCGGCGGCACGCCGCCGACCGACGGGCTCATTCCCGCCGCGGGCTCGCGCGTCGTCTCGAACATCGTCTTCATGGGCATGGGCGAGCCGCTCTACAATTTCGACGCGGTGCGCGATGCCGTCGGCATCATCACCGACGGCGACGGGCTCTCGCTCTCGAAGCGCCGTGTCACCGTCTCGACCGCCGGCGTCGTGCCGCAGATCGGCCGCCTCGGCGCCGAGGCCGGCCCAATGCTGGCGATCTCGCTGCACGCCGTGCGCGACGATCTTCGCGACGAGCTCGTGCCCTTGAACCGCAAGTACCCGCTCGCCGAGCTTTTGCGCGCCTGCCGCGACTATCCCGGCGCCTCGAATGCGCGGCGCATCACCTTCGAGTACGTGATGCTGAAGGGCGTGAACGACTCGCCCGCCGAGGCGCGCGAGCTGGTGCGGGTGCTGAAGGGCGTGCCGGCGAAGATCAACCTGATCCCGTTCAATCCCTGGCCCGGCACGAAGTACGAGTGCTCGGACTGGGAGACGATCGAGCGCTTCTCCGACATCGTCTTCAACGCCGGTTATGCGAGCCCCGTCCGCACGCCGCGCGGGCGGGACATCCTCGCCGCCTGCGGCCAGCTGAAGAGCGAAACGGAAAAGCTGCGGGCGCGGGCGGCGCTGGTGAGCGAGGAGTAG
- a CDS encoding Chloride channel protein, CIC family (ID:RHAL1_04158;~source:Prodigal:2.6), giving the protein MTTALEAPAPIETSPKARPRLRVAFEALRQGIRARESGLICLSVVAGIIAALLTVALARAASVLHGVLFRLDGAGSISARDALESPWLALVPAAGGLLLGGATRLLPRLRRRRPVDPIEANALHGGRMSVTDSIAIGVQTLVSNGFGASVGLEAGYTQLGSGFASWLGRLFHLRRADMRMIVGGGAGAAIGAAFGAPLTGAFYAFELIIGTYTPFSLAPVVAASISGVLVARAIGISGDFIGHVPSTFNSSFAGIIGLTALSLACAALGIAVMRGVTLVEDLFKRSRLPTAFQPAAGGLALGLMALVTPHVLASGHGALAALLRDTPPAAWLLALTLGLKALGSAVSIGSGFRGGLFFASLYLGGLLGKLFFAVAIFFAPTLPLDSATCAIVAMAGLSVTIVGGPLTMSFLALETTGDFPLSILILAATTLVSVIVRRTFGYSFATWRLHLRGESIRSAQDVGWIRSLTVERLMRHDIETAFADASICSFLENNPLGSGHWVVATDPFDRYAGMVALSEAHGLQPDSERCKEPLSTLVHWPETVLTPNMNIREAAQLFEKTESEALAVVASNTDRRVIGLLTEKHLLRRYTEELDRVRKDLSGETWLAER; this is encoded by the coding sequence GTGACGACGGCTTTGGAAGCGCCAGCGCCCATCGAGACGAGCCCAAAGGCTCGCCCGCGCCTGCGCGTCGCGTTCGAGGCTCTGCGCCAGGGCATCCGCGCCCGGGAGAGCGGCCTGATCTGTCTTTCGGTGGTGGCGGGCATCATCGCGGCCCTGCTGACCGTCGCGCTCGCGCGGGCCGCGTCGGTCCTGCACGGCGTTCTGTTCCGGCTCGACGGCGCCGGCTCGATCAGCGCGCGCGACGCGCTCGAGAGCCCCTGGCTGGCGCTCGTGCCCGCCGCCGGCGGCCTGCTGCTCGGCGGCGCCACGCGTCTGCTGCCGCGGCTGCGCCGTCGGCGCCCGGTCGATCCGATCGAAGCCAACGCGCTGCATGGCGGCCGCATGTCGGTGACCGACTCGATCGCCATCGGCGTGCAGACCCTCGTCTCCAACGGGTTCGGCGCCTCCGTCGGCCTCGAGGCCGGCTACACCCAGCTCGGCTCGGGCTTCGCCTCGTGGCTCGGTCGCCTGTTCCACCTGCGGCGCGCCGACATGCGCATGATCGTCGGGGGCGGCGCGGGGGCGGCGATCGGCGCGGCTTTCGGCGCCCCGCTCACCGGCGCCTTCTATGCCTTCGAGCTGATCATCGGCACCTACACGCCGTTCAGCCTGGCGCCCGTCGTCGCCGCGTCGATTTCCGGCGTTCTCGTCGCCCGGGCCATCGGCATCAGCGGCGATTTCATCGGCCACGTGCCCTCCACCTTCAATTCGAGCTTCGCTGGGATCATCGGCCTGACCGCGCTCTCGCTCGCCTGCGCCGCGCTCGGCATCGCGGTCATGCGCGGCGTCACCCTCGTCGAAGATCTGTTCAAGCGAAGCCGGCTCCCCACCGCATTCCAGCCGGCGGCCGGCGGCCTTGCACTCGGTCTGATGGCGCTCGTCACGCCGCATGTGCTGGCCTCCGGTCATGGCGCGCTTGCGGCGTTGCTGCGCGACACGCCGCCCGCGGCGTGGCTCCTGGCCCTGACGCTCGGCCTGAAGGCGCTGGGCTCGGCGGTGTCGATCGGCTCGGGCTTCCGCGGCGGCCTGTTCTTCGCCTCGCTCTATCTCGGCGGCCTGCTCGGCAAGCTCTTCTTCGCTGTGGCGATCTTCTTTGCGCCGACGCTGCCGCTCGACAGCGCGACCTGCGCGATCGTCGCGATGGCGGGTCTCTCCGTCACCATCGTTGGCGGCCCGCTGACGATGAGCTTCCTGGCGCTGGAGACGACGGGCGACTTCCCGCTCTCCATCCTGATCCTCGCCGCCACCACGCTCGTCTCGGTGATCGTGCGGCGTACCTTCGGCTATTCCTTCGCGACGTGGCGCCTGCACCTGCGCGGCGAGTCGATCCGCAGCGCCCAGGATGTCGGCTGGATCCGCTCGCTCACCGTCGAGCGGCTGATGCGCCACGACATCGAGACGGCCTTCGCCGACGCTTCGATCTGCAGCTTCCTCGAGAACAATCCGCTCGGCAGCGGCCACTGGGTCGTCGCGACCGACCCGTTCGACCGCTACGCCGGCATGGTCGCGCTGAGCGAGGCGCACGGGCTGCAGCCCGACAGCGAGCGGTGCAAGGAACCGCTTTCGACGCTCGTGCACTGGCCGGAGACGGTGCTGACGCCGAACATGAACATCAGGGAGGCGGCGCAGCTTTTCGAGAAGACGGAAAGCGAGGCGCTTGCCGTGGTCGCGAGCAACACCGACCGCCGGGTCATCGGGCTTCTGACGGAGAAGCACCTGCTGCGGCGCTACACCGAAGAGCTCGACCGGGTGCGCAAGGACCTGTCCGGCGAGACGTGGCTCGCCGAACGCTAG
- a CDS encoding hypothetical protein (ID:RHAL1_04155;~source:Prodigal:2.6), which produces MRTTLITAVAAASLLAGTSMVLAQGGDMGREGGAGGMHERGAGGGGMNR; this is translated from the coding sequence ATGCGAACGACATTGATCACGGCCGTTGCGGCAGCTTCGCTGCTGGCCGGCACCAGCATGGTCCTGGCCCAGGGCGGCGACATGGGTCGCGAGGGTGGCGCGGGCGGCATGCACGAGCGTGGTGCAGGCGGCGGCGGGATGAACCGCTAA
- a CDS encoding protein of unknown function (ID:RHAL1_04154;~source:Prodigal:2.6): protein MGQGGGEKGGGERAGGERAGGERAGAGARTGDADRAGAREERKADQGEKGAKADKGDRAERGDRGDRDHADRDHADRDHADRDRGDRADRSDRDRGGRDRAYRGDRENVHVNIRVGGAVPEGRRLAPLKTTLVERYPQYRGYQMFTENDEIIIVDPGTRKIVRTISEGEAGMNRAASTDCR, encoded by the coding sequence ATGGGCCAGGGCGGCGGCGAAAAGGGCGGTGGCGAACGCGCCGGCGGCGAGAGGGCCGGTGGCGAACGGGCCGGCGCCGGCGCGCGGACGGGCGATGCTGACCGGGCGGGCGCCCGCGAGGAGCGCAAGGCCGATCAGGGCGAGAAGGGCGCGAAGGCCGACAAGGGCGACCGCGCGGAGCGTGGCGATCGTGGCGACCGCGACCATGCCGATCGTGATCACGCCGATCGCGACCACGCTGACCGCGATCGCGGCGACCGCGCCGACCGAAGCGATCGTGACCGTGGCGGCCGCGACAGGGCGTATCGCGGCGACCGCGAGAACGTGCACGTCAACATCCGCGTCGGCGGCGCGGTGCCCGAAGGCCGGCGCCTGGCGCCGCTGAAGACCACGCTGGTCGAGCGCTATCCGCAGTATCGCGGCTACCAGATGTTCACCGAGAACGACGAGATCATCATCGTCGACCCCGGCACGCGCAAGATCGTGCGCACCATCAGCGAGGGCGAGGCCGGCATGAATCGCGCCGCCTCGACCGACTGCCGCTAA
- the talB gene encoding transaldolase B (ID:RHAL1_04159;~source:Prodigal:2.6), with the protein MPSKLEQLKTMTVVVSDSGDFGNLSAFGVTDSTTNPSLILKAAKLGTYDHLLEEAVVWGRSHGAMTSQITDRVAVNFGAELTKVVPGRVSTEVDADLSFDTEATVAKARAIIEDYASRGISKDRILIKVASTWEGIRAVEILQKEGIDCNMTLIFSLAQAIAAADAGAFLISPFVGRIMDWYKAHEGKTYTPETDPGVLSVRQIYAYYKGHGIKTHVMGASFRNIGEIEALAGCDRLTISPELLKELADDNGELVRKLEPTKAAAQAPAKIEMDEKTFRLMLNMDAMATEKLAEGIRLFAKDLQALRELVSAQVQKAA; encoded by the coding sequence ATGCCTTCCAAGCTTGAGCAGTTGAAGACCATGACCGTCGTCGTGTCAGACTCCGGCGACTTCGGAAACCTCTCCGCCTTCGGCGTCACCGACTCGACCACCAACCCGTCGCTGATCCTCAAGGCCGCGAAGCTCGGCACCTACGACCATCTGCTCGAAGAAGCCGTCGTCTGGGGCCGCAGCCATGGCGCGATGACGAGCCAGATCACCGATCGCGTCGCCGTCAACTTCGGCGCCGAACTGACCAAGGTGGTGCCGGGCCGCGTGTCGACCGAGGTCGACGCCGACCTCTCCTTCGACACCGAGGCGACCGTCGCTAAGGCCCGCGCCATCATCGAGGACTATGCCTCGCGCGGCATCTCCAAGGACCGCATCCTCATCAAGGTCGCCTCGACCTGGGAAGGCATTCGTGCCGTCGAGATCCTCCAGAAGGAGGGGATCGACTGCAACATGACGCTGATCTTCTCGCTCGCTCAGGCGATCGCCGCTGCGGACGCCGGTGCCTTTCTCATCTCGCCGTTCGTCGGGCGCATCATGGACTGGTACAAGGCGCACGAGGGCAAGACCTACACGCCGGAGACCGATCCGGGCGTGCTGTCGGTCCGCCAGATCTACGCCTACTACAAGGGCCATGGTATCAAGACCCACGTGATGGGCGCCTCGTTCCGCAACATCGGCGAGATCGAGGCGCTCGCCGGCTGCGACCGTCTCACAATCTCGCCGGAGCTGCTGAAGGAACTCGCCGACGACAACGGCGAGCTGGTGCGCAAGCTCGAGCCGACGAAGGCCGCCGCCCAGGCTCCGGCCAAGATCGAGATGGACGAGAAGACCTTCCGCCTCATGCTCAACATGGACGCCATGGCGACGGAAAAGCTTGCCGAAGGCATCCGCCTGTTCGCGAAAGACCTCCAGGCGCTCCGCGAGCTCGTGTCGGCTCAGGTGCAGAAGGCCGCTTGA
- the calB_2 gene encoding putative coniferyl aldehyde dehydrogenase (ID:RHAL1_04163;~source:Prodigal:2.6): protein MNVHVEAASLEAASHLNLSSILDSQRAAFLRDGAPSYEARIANLAKLRKAILAHRKDIEAAIHADFGNRSAYETALMEIMPIVGGIDYLRKHLRGWMRPKARHVALQFRPGTAKILTQPLGVIGIVAPWNYPASLSLIPLATALAAGNRAMIKPSEYTPRTSAFLASLVGGIFSADEVAVVTGGPEVGAAFSELAFDHLLFTGSTSIGRSVMQAASKNLVPVTLELGGKSPVIVDQGFDAAKAAKSIVFGKLSNAGQTCIAPDYALVHETDLDVFVAAFTAAARNAYPAGTSDDAYGSVISQRHYDRLVGLVADAREKGAKIIEIGAAPGATRPRTIAPTLILGATPEMKVMQEEIFGPILPVLPYRASEETIARVNAGPRPLALYVFSDKQQVIDDILARTTSGNVTVNDTLLHCAVDDLPFGGIGASGMGAYHGEEGFRAFSHSKGVFTQSKWNLTGTVRAPFGRVADLLLAALLR from the coding sequence ATGAATGTGCATGTCGAAGCCGCAAGCCTTGAGGCCGCCAGCCACCTAAATCTCTCCTCGATCCTGGACAGCCAGCGTGCCGCCTTCCTTCGCGACGGCGCGCCGTCCTACGAGGCGCGGATCGCCAATCTCGCAAAGTTGCGGAAAGCCATCCTCGCGCACCGCAAGGACATCGAGGCCGCGATCCACGCCGACTTCGGCAACCGCTCGGCCTACGAGACGGCGCTCATGGAGATCATGCCGATCGTCGGCGGCATCGACTATCTGCGCAAGCACCTGCGCGGCTGGATGCGCCCGAAGGCGCGGCACGTCGCGCTGCAGTTCCGTCCCGGCACGGCGAAGATCCTCACGCAGCCGCTCGGCGTCATCGGCATCGTCGCGCCGTGGAACTACCCGGCGAGCCTCTCCCTGATCCCGCTCGCCACGGCGCTCGCCGCTGGAAACCGCGCGATGATCAAGCCGTCGGAATACACGCCGAGGACGTCGGCGTTCCTCGCGTCGCTCGTCGGCGGCATCTTCTCGGCTGACGAGGTCGCCGTCGTGACGGGCGGTCCGGAGGTCGGCGCGGCGTTCTCCGAGCTCGCGTTCGACCATCTCCTCTTCACCGGCAGCACGAGCATCGGGCGGTCGGTGATGCAGGCGGCGAGCAAGAACCTCGTGCCGGTTACGCTGGAGCTCGGCGGCAAGTCGCCGGTCATCGTCGACCAGGGATTCGATGCGGCGAAGGCGGCGAAGTCCATCGTCTTCGGCAAGCTCAGCAATGCCGGCCAGACCTGCATCGCACCGGACTATGCGCTGGTCCACGAGACCGATCTCGACGTTTTCGTCGCGGCGTTCACCGCCGCAGCGCGCAACGCCTACCCGGCCGGCACAAGCGACGACGCCTACGGCTCGGTCATCAGCCAACGCCATTATGACCGGCTGGTCGGATTGGTCGCAGACGCGCGCGAAAAAGGCGCCAAGATCATCGAGATCGGCGCCGCGCCCGGCGCGACCCGCCCGCGCACGATCGCGCCGACGCTCATCCTCGGCGCGACGCCGGAGATGAAGGTGATGCAGGAGGAGATCTTCGGACCCATCCTGCCGGTCCTGCCCTACCGCGCGAGCGAGGAGACGATCGCCCGCGTCAACGCCGGCCCGCGCCCTCTCGCGCTCTACGTGTTCAGTGACAAGCAGCAGGTCATCGACGACATCCTTGCCCGCACGACGAGCGGCAACGTGACGGTCAACGACACGTTGCTCCATTGCGCGGTGGACGACCTGCCGTTCGGCGGCATCGGCGCCAGCGGCATGGGCGCCTACCACGGCGAGGAAGGCTTCCGCGCCTTCAGCCACAGCAAGGGCGTCTTCACCCAGAGCAAGTGGAACCTCACCGGCACGGTGCGGGCGCCGTTCGGCCGGGTCGCCGACCTGCTCCTCGCCGCGCTCCTGCGCTGA
- a CDS encoding Sel1 domain protein repeat-containing protein (fragment) (ID:RHAL1_04157;~source:Prodigal:2.6): protein MSRVALACVLVLAGTGLALAQEQLIPDSPSAFGPPSVATPPRLDIDPNRPTLPSPSDLPADHKPAAPGADLAFGAYQRGFYSTAMREAMTRVRRNPNDGPAMTLIAELYQQGLGVEPSLPEAARWYALAADAGDAQGMFQLGLMRMKGDGIKQDRAGAKEMFLKAAALDHPGAQFYLGVMALQNNGVVPDYDAAASYFERSAGLGNVEAQYAMAIIYRNGTGRPKDDAKAAELMKQAADNDNTAAQVEYGIMLFNGVGTPKNEAAAARYFIKAAGHNNPVAQDRAARLYVTGRGVKKDVIEGMKWHMLSRASGLRDDWLDSEMNKLTRDERNAVELAVRRYVGS from the coding sequence GTGAGCCGCGTCGCGCTCGCCTGCGTGCTGGTGCTGGCCGGCACGGGCCTCGCCTTGGCGCAGGAACAGCTCATTCCCGACAGCCCGTCCGCTTTCGGGCCGCCCTCGGTGGCAACGCCGCCTCGGCTCGACATCGATCCCAATCGCCCGACGCTGCCGTCGCCGTCCGACCTGCCCGCCGACCACAAGCCGGCGGCGCCGGGCGCCGATCTCGCCTTCGGCGCCTACCAGCGCGGCTTCTACTCGACCGCGATGCGGGAGGCGATGACGCGCGTCCGGCGCAACCCCAACGACGGCCCGGCGATGACGCTGATCGCCGAGCTCTACCAGCAGGGTCTCGGCGTCGAGCCGAGCCTTCCGGAAGCCGCGCGGTGGTACGCTCTCGCGGCCGACGCCGGTGACGCGCAGGGCATGTTCCAGCTCGGGCTCATGCGCATGAAGGGCGACGGCATCAAGCAGGACCGCGCCGGCGCCAAGGAGATGTTCCTCAAGGCGGCCGCGCTCGATCATCCCGGCGCGCAGTTCTATCTCGGCGTCATGGCGCTGCAGAACAACGGCGTCGTTCCCGACTACGATGCGGCGGCGTCCTACTTCGAGCGTTCGGCGGGGCTCGGCAACGTCGAGGCGCAGTACGCGATGGCGATCATCTACCGGAACGGGACCGGCCGGCCGAAGGACGACGCCAAGGCGGCCGAGCTGATGAAGCAGGCGGCCGACAACGACAACACGGCGGCTCAGGTCGAGTACGGGATCATGCTGTTCAACGGCGTCGGCACGCCGAAGAACGAAGCCGCGGCGGCGCGCTACTTCATCAAGGCCGCCGGGCATAACAATCCCGTCGCGCAGGATCGCGCCGCGCGGCTCTACGTCACCGGGCGCGGCGTCAAGAAGGACGTCATCGAGGGCATGAAGTGGCACATGCTCTCGCGCGCCTCGGGCCTCAGGGACGATTGGCTCGACTCCGAGATGAACAAGCTCACTCGCGACGAGCGCAACGCCGTCGAGCTTGCCGTGCGCCGCTACGTCGGCAGCTGA